In a genomic window of Thermoproteus tenax Kra 1:
- a CDS encoding sterol carrier protein translates to MTFKPTQDWAEKLCREITGNKRAPQELSIVAVEVPDELGYGPTMTLYFKFDERGRCISSQIIRGERPAKYMLSGRYEDLIQILEGRLSPFAAVPLGKLHVMRGSLGELAEYMPLALEIVEAARRISSRQHQ, encoded by the coding sequence GTGACCTTCAAGCCAACTCAAGATTGGGCCGAGAAGCTATGCCGAGAGATAACCGGAAATAAGAGGGCTCCTCAAGAGCTATCCATAGTGGCCGTCGAGGTGCCAGACGAGTTGGGATACGGCCCCACTATGACTCTGTATTTTAAGTTCGATGAGAGGGGGCGGTGCATATCGTCGCAAATTATTAGGGGGGAGAGGCCAGCTAAGTATATGCTGTCAGGTAGATACGAGGACCTTATACAGATCTTGGAAGGTCGCCTTTCCCCATTCGCGGCAGTTCCATTGGGGAAGCTCCATGTGATGAGGGGAAGTTTGGGGGAGCTAGCCGAGTATATGCCTCTGGCCCTGGAGATCGTCGAGGCGGCCCGACGTATTAGCTCACGACAGCACCAATAG
- a CDS encoding M20 family metallopeptidase, translating into MSSDLKNQLAELTSRLVQINSVNPPGDVTNVTDFIKDWLNAKGFSSSIYEYVKGKPNLIAKVGSGKPTLILNGHTDVVPPGDISKWAYPPFSGKIVEGKIYGRGSTDMKGGLAVIMMVFAELAPLVEKKGTGTLIFSATADEEVGGHAGVEALVKDNILIGDAAIIAEPTGFDKYCIGEKGLCQVRLVTRGKPAHGSLPILGDNAIVKLIKAIERARICIDEFNRGIKHPQDLIEAIDNATEVYLEGALKSGLRLSKDDLRATVGLVSFNPGVIKGGSKINMVPDYAELELDMRVPPGVSPSNVVDKLRGELSGLAEVEVIDLSEPNYTSSGEMIVQLIRDGIAKQGAEPKPIIITGATDGRYLRLRGIPTVVYGPGDLTLAHSYNEYVAIDDLVKTYNVIKYVSEKYLGLRID; encoded by the coding sequence ATGTCTAGTGACTTAAAGAACCAATTAGCCGAATTGACTTCACGTTTAGTTCAGATAAACAGTGTTAACCCTCCCGGGGATGTTACTAATGTTACAGATTTTATCAAAGATTGGTTAAATGCAAAAGGTTTCTCAAGCAGTATTTATGAGTATGTTAAGGGTAAGCCTAATTTAATTGCTAAGGTTGGTTCAGGCAAACCCACCCTAATATTAAACGGTCATACTGACGTGGTGCCGCCCGGTGATATCAGTAAGTGGGCCTATCCGCCCTTCTCGGGCAAAATAGTGGAAGGCAAGATCTACGGTAGAGGTTCAACAGACATGAAAGGCGGATTGGCGGTCATAATGATGGTCTTCGCCGAGTTGGCCCCTCTGGTTGAGAAGAAGGGCACCGGTACATTGATTTTCTCAGCCACAGCCGATGAGGAGGTCGGCGGACACGCAGGTGTAGAGGCTTTGGTTAAGGATAACATACTGATCGGGGATGCAGCCATAATAGCTGAGCCAACTGGTTTTGATAAATACTGTATTGGCGAGAAGGGCCTCTGCCAGGTTAGGCTTGTTACTAGGGGTAAACCTGCGCACGGTAGCTTGCCTATACTTGGGGATAACGCCATAGTCAAGCTCATAAAGGCCATTGAAAGGGCTCGGATTTGCATTGATGAATTTAACAGAGGTATTAAACATCCTCAAGATTTAATTGAAGCGATAGATAATGCTACTGAGGTCTACCTAGAGGGCGCCCTTAAATCCGGTTTAAGGCTCAGCAAAGATGACTTGAGAGCTACCGTAGGACTAGTATCCTTTAACCCAGGCGTAATTAAAGGTGGCTCGAAAATAAATATGGTTCCCGATTATGCTGAGCTTGAATTAGATATGAGAGTTCCACCAGGTGTCTCGCCGAGTAATGTGGTAGATAAGTTAAGGGGTGAGTTGAGTGGCTTAGCTGAAGTTGAAGTTATTGATCTAAGTGAGCCAAACTACACAAGCTCCGGTGAGATGATTGTCCAGTTAATTAGAGATGGTATAGCTAAGCAAGGGGCCGAGCCTAAGCCAATAATAATAACTGGAGCGACTGATGGAAGGTACCTAAGGCTTAGGGGAATACCTACGGTGGTTTATGGGCCTGGTGATTTGACGTTGGCCCACTCGTACAATGAATATGTCGCTATTGATGACCTGGTTAAGACCTATAATGTTATAAAATATGTTTCTGAAAAATATTTGGGGCTTAGGATTGATTAA
- a CDS encoding DUF3311 domain-containing protein: protein MDIKNLLKIILLIIVPWIFIVFLAPLYNRTYPEIGGWPFLWWYLFAWIFIQPILTYIVYKLIDKDSKL from the coding sequence ATGGATATCAAGAACCTATTGAAAATAATATTGCTGATAATAGTGCCGTGGATCTTTATAGTCTTCCTGGCACCGCTCTACAATAGGACTTACCCTGAGATTGGCGGGTGGCCGTTTCTATGGTGGTACTTGTTTGCATGGATTTTCATACAACCAATATTAACATATATAGTATATAAACTCATTGATAAAGACAGCAAATTATGA
- a CDS encoding sodium:solute symporter family protein — protein sequence MNFTIADYSIFFTIVGLTVVAAFLGSRWRAPDFSKIAEWSIGGMKFGALIVWFLMGADIYTAYSLIAIPGAAYSLGGFILYSVVYGSISYPFLYIVATKFYRIAKRKGYITAGDYVRDRFDSDVLALLISLTGIVSMLPYIALQIVGIRYVLDAMGFPTIPSFVIAYIIVAAFVSLSGLRGPALSSLIKDVVLWGVILTVIITLGIRFEGFGPIFAQVGPSHYLIPSKLIVGYITLALASGISWLLFPNLLVGLLGSKSEDVIKKNSVFLPFYQVWLLFLAIMGLIALANNLVPNNISSLAFPYVLSAYFPTTFVAIAFAGIVIGSMVPAGLQSLGAANLITRNIYLGIINKRATEKQQVFWGRVAVFIMIIASLIFALVPAASGLIFFLLTFSYAWLLQTLPAIIMSMYWYSLDKYSVTAGWVVGTGLVTYGLITVGFASSLLPWFYYIYVGFLGLVVNLTTVLVVHLIVKILKVKVTSKLTPQELQ from the coding sequence ATGAATTTTACCATAGCTGATTATTCGATATTTTTTACAATAGTTGGATTGACAGTAGTGGCCGCGTTCTTAGGCAGTAGGTGGAGAGCTCCTGACTTCTCCAAAATAGCCGAGTGGAGTATAGGTGGCATGAAGTTTGGAGCACTTATAGTCTGGTTTCTCATGGGAGCTGATATATACACAGCCTACTCACTAATAGCAATTCCAGGCGCCGCGTATTCACTGGGTGGGTTCATCCTATATTCTGTTGTTTACGGCTCAATATCTTATCCGTTTCTCTACATAGTTGCTACTAAGTTCTACAGAATAGCTAAGCGTAAAGGCTACATAACCGCTGGCGACTACGTTAGGGATAGGTTTGATAGCGATGTGTTGGCGTTGCTTATATCGCTCACGGGCATCGTTTCAATGCTTCCTTACATTGCCCTCCAGATAGTTGGTATTAGGTACGTACTGGATGCTATGGGCTTTCCAACTATTCCAAGCTTCGTGATAGCTTATATAATAGTTGCTGCGTTCGTATCGCTAAGCGGCCTAAGGGGACCAGCCTTGAGCTCATTAATAAAGGATGTTGTATTGTGGGGCGTTATACTCACAGTGATCATCACATTGGGCATACGCTTTGAGGGGTTTGGCCCCATATTTGCTCAAGTCGGGCCATCCCACTACCTAATACCTAGTAAATTAATCGTGGGTTATATAACGTTGGCTCTCGCCAGCGGAATATCATGGTTGCTCTTCCCCAACCTTCTTGTTGGATTGCTCGGCTCTAAGAGCGAGGATGTAATTAAGAAAAATTCTGTGTTTCTACCTTTTTACCAAGTGTGGTTGCTTTTCCTAGCTATAATGGGGTTGATAGCCTTAGCCAATAACCTTGTACCAAATAATATATCCAGTTTAGCATTTCCTTACGTTCTTAGTGCATACTTTCCAACTACGTTTGTTGCGATAGCCTTCGCCGGCATAGTCATAGGTAGCATGGTTCCGGCTGGTTTGCAAAGTCTCGGCGCAGCCAATCTAATCACAAGGAATATCTATCTGGGAATCATCAATAAGAGGGCCACTGAGAAACAACAAGTATTTTGGGGTAGAGTGGCTGTGTTTATAATGATAATTGCATCGTTAATATTTGCATTGGTTCCAGCAGCTAGCGGATTAATATTCTTCTTATTGACCTTTTCATATGCCTGGCTTCTACAAACCTTACCGGCAATAATAATGTCAATGTATTGGTATAGCTTGGACAAGTACAGCGTAACTGCTGGATGGGTCGTCGGCACCGGATTGGTTACCTATGGCTTAATAACGGTAGGATTCGCATCATCGCTACTACCCTGGTTCTACTATATATATGTTGGCTTTCTAGGATTAGTTGTTAATTTAACGACAGTGTTAGTGGTGCATTTAATAGTAAAGATTCTTAAAGTTAAAGTAACTAGTAAATTAACACCACAAGAACTTCAATAA
- a CDS encoding MBL fold metallo-hydrolase produces the protein MEIVPIAEESLGVRSMALFVRTSDVGILFDAGISLAPRRDGLPPHPLELGRVAELRRAMLDLAPQADVITVSHYHRDHFTPWYASAYMGTDEGTFRAIYSGKLILAKSPQGLNWSQRRRHYGFAKAVGDIARVEYADGKAYEFGGTKIYVSTPLPHGPEGSAAGFVIAFSVEVADEKLLFMPDVQGPANEKALSFAREVRPDIVIVGGPPLYLKSVDSTIGLRGLKKLSQTPGLQLLVVAHHTLRELNWKRILSPILELAAKRGIEVKTYAELLGREVDLLEARRRELYRETPVGERK, from the coding sequence GTGGAGATAGTCCCAATAGCCGAGGAAAGCCTCGGAGTTAGGTCTATGGCGTTGTTCGTAAGGACAAGCGATGTGGGCATACTGTTCGACGCAGGCATATCCCTAGCCCCTCGTAGAGACGGCCTTCCGCCGCATCCTCTGGAGCTAGGCCGAGTCGCTGAGCTGAGGAGGGCTATGTTAGATCTGGCTCCACAGGCAGACGTGATCACAGTATCCCACTATCACCGCGATCACTTTACGCCGTGGTACGCCAGCGCGTACATGGGGACAGACGAGGGGACCTTCAGAGCAATATATAGCGGAAAGCTCATCTTGGCAAAATCGCCGCAAGGTCTCAACTGGAGCCAGAGGAGGCGCCACTACGGTTTCGCGAAGGCTGTGGGAGACATTGCTAGAGTAGAATATGCCGATGGAAAGGCGTATGAGTTCGGGGGGACGAAGATATATGTGTCGACGCCTTTACCGCATGGACCGGAGGGCTCTGCCGCCGGCTTCGTTATAGCGTTCTCTGTTGAGGTCGCCGACGAAAAGCTTTTGTTTATGCCCGATGTACAAGGGCCGGCCAACGAGAAGGCGCTGAGCTTTGCCAGAGAGGTTAGGCCAGACATTGTAATAGTGGGGGGTCCTCCGCTATATCTCAAAAGCGTCGACTCCACAATTGGCCTGAGAGGCCTCAAGAAGCTCTCACAAACGCCGGGACTTCAGCTATTGGTGGTCGCCCATCACACGCTAAGAGAATTGAACTGGAAACGCATCCTATCGCCCATCCTCGAGTTGGCGGCCAAGCGAGGGATCGAGGTAAAGACTTATGCAGAGCTGTTGGGGCGCGAGGTAGATCTACTTGAGGCTCGGCGGAGGGAGCTATATCGGGAGACTCCAGTAGGCGAGAGAAAATGA
- a CDS encoding mechanosensitive ion channel family protein, producing MRRQTLNLVKVITELLTIGALGALLYVSVDLTAEKIASVPSYVFVLIKAIILIGGGIAGVKALGDYLIRALEPKIGDRAYAVGNTFKILGYIVAIVVGFYKIGATSQIALLGGTIAGIVLGLALQPVLSNLFAGLLIIATNFVRVGDIVRVINWQVPYQWAFSPSYKFFSPDYVVPAFKGKVVEVNLFYTVLVTDVGRELKVPNSIMLGGAIIDESSPQWSQSLTVNVRVELPLSVVDLSSLEDVIKARLEGLNVVGIYLNEQSDKDYVIILVRLNIPRDQDWRKVKSEALRRLLQLRNELISSNEARYLCLTKGVCK from the coding sequence ATGAGGAGGCAGACGCTGAACCTCGTCAAAGTAATCACAGAGCTGCTGACTATTGGCGCCCTCGGAGCTCTATTGTACGTCTCAGTGGATCTAACGGCGGAGAAAATCGCATCAGTGCCCTCCTATGTTTTCGTCCTAATCAAGGCGATTATATTAATAGGCGGAGGAATCGCCGGCGTTAAGGCGTTAGGCGACTATCTAATAAGAGCGTTGGAGCCCAAGATAGGCGATAGAGCCTATGCGGTAGGCAATACATTCAAGATACTGGGCTATATAGTCGCAATAGTGGTCGGCTTCTACAAGATCGGAGCAACAAGTCAGATCGCATTGCTCGGCGGCACTATCGCCGGGATTGTCTTGGGCTTGGCCCTACAGCCGGTTCTGAGCAATCTGTTCGCAGGTCTCCTAATAATTGCGACGAACTTCGTAAGAGTCGGCGACATTGTGCGAGTCATAAACTGGCAAGTGCCCTATCAGTGGGCCTTTAGTCCCTCCTATAAGTTCTTCTCACCGGACTACGTAGTCCCCGCCTTTAAAGGGAAGGTAGTCGAGGTCAACCTCTTTTATACGGTGTTAGTCACCGACGTAGGTAGAGAGCTGAAGGTGCCCAACTCCATAATGTTAGGAGGGGCCATAATCGACGAGTCCTCGCCTCAGTGGTCGCAGAGCCTCACGGTCAACGTCCGAGTGGAGCTCCCCCTCTCGGTAGTCGATTTAAGCTCCCTTGAGGACGTCATTAAGGCGAGACTCGAAGGGCTCAACGTTGTGGGGATATATCTGAACGAACAGAGCGATAAAGACTATGTAATTATCCTGGTCAGACTGAATATTCCGCGCGACCAAGACTGGCGCAAGGTTAAGTCGGAGGCGCTCAGAAGGCTCCTCCAACTACGCAACGAGCTGATAAGCTCCAACGAGGCGAGGTATTTGTGTCTAACTAAGGGCGTGTGCAAGTAG
- a CDS encoding pyridoxal phosphate-dependent aminotransferase: MRDFSKRLAYLRESPTRKIDALRERLKREGKDVIILSAGQPSIPPPLEVRQKMAELLQEESMELYGYTPSQGIYELREAISEDLRRLGGLDVSPDHIVVTAGGQAAMFSTLASILEPGDEVILFDPTYFGYKPLLEYFGARVVRLRTSLEEGYQPSVERLKELVSPKTKAVIIVSPDNPTGRLISPDSAKAIADLAIDNDIWLITDEAYKTMIYEGEHVYLYKLAPENVISINTFSKDPAIPGWRLGYVYGPKEAVSRIKLVNEEMVYCPPSFAQKMVAIYLRSDIRMKYVKDFIAAYRARRDAAVDALKRYVPEGKFKVPQGSMFIFVDLSSYIDDGEAFAQKLLQEYSVALVPGNYFSEVYKAAVRISFVAEKTERLIEGIRRIGEALVAYR; this comes from the coding sequence GTGCGAGACTTCTCGAAGAGACTCGCCTATCTGAGGGAGAGTCCTACGAGAAAGATTGACGCATTGAGGGAGAGACTGAAAAGGGAGGGGAAAGACGTAATAATATTGTCGGCGGGCCAACCGAGTATACCTCCACCGCTAGAGGTAAGACAAAAGATGGCCGAGTTGCTCCAAGAGGAGAGCATGGAGCTATACGGGTATACTCCAAGCCAGGGGATCTACGAGCTAAGGGAGGCCATCTCAGAGGATCTGAGGCGGCTGGGCGGGCTGGACGTGAGCCCAGACCATATAGTGGTCACCGCCGGCGGACAAGCCGCGATGTTCTCAACTCTTGCATCCATCTTGGAGCCTGGCGATGAGGTAATACTCTTTGATCCGACATACTTTGGCTATAAACCTCTGTTGGAATACTTCGGAGCGCGCGTAGTTAGATTGAGGACCTCCTTAGAGGAAGGTTATCAGCCAAGCGTAGAGAGGTTGAAAGAGCTTGTGTCCCCCAAGACTAAGGCCGTGATAATAGTGTCTCCTGATAACCCCACCGGCAGACTGATATCTCCAGACTCGGCGAAGGCTATAGCGGACTTAGCCATTGACAACGATATCTGGCTGATCACAGACGAAGCATATAAGACAATGATATATGAAGGTGAACATGTATACTTATATAAGCTCGCTCCAGAAAATGTAATTTCTATTAATACTTTTTCAAAAGATCCTGCGATACCTGGATGGCGGCTAGGCTATGTATATGGCCCAAAGGAGGCCGTATCAAGAATAAAGTTGGTCAATGAGGAGATGGTGTATTGCCCGCCGTCGTTTGCCCAAAAGATGGTTGCAATATATTTACGTTCAGATATTAGAATGAAATATGTAAAAGATTTTATAGCCGCATATAGGGCCCGTAGAGATGCAGCCGTAGATGCGTTGAAGCGCTACGTCCCCGAGGGAAAGTTCAAAGTACCGCAAGGTTCCATGTTTATATTTGTAGATTTATCTAGCTATATTGATGACGGCGAGGCGTTTGCGCAGAAGCTGTTGCAGGAATACAGCGTCGCCTTAGTGCCGGGCAATTATTTCAGTGAAGTTTATAAAGCTGCCGTGCGCATCTCCTTCGTCGCTGAAAAGACCGAGAGACTGATTGAGGGTATAAGAAGGATTGGGGAAGCACTGGTTGCCTATAGATAG
- a CDS encoding DUF3536 domain-containing protein, translating to MIVIHGHFYQPPREDPWFEDILPEPSAAPFRHWNERITHECYEPNALLGNYTWISFDFGPTLLDWLRRRRPHVYSAIIEADEVGRERWGHGNAVAHPYYHVILPLLDRRNKEVLVWWGIKHFERHFGRYPEGMWLPEMAVDIETLEVLAEYDIKFTILTQRQIKGRRAGGPYRVVLPSGREIKVFVRDEALSDRVAFGEKGELQRAVESAPQDSLTLIALDGETFGHHKRGEERVLAEVVAKYGSKFVNLGLMAEKPPLGDVEVIPGTSWSCPHGLGRWTRDCGCDGPAPWREPLRNAISWLNEIIDRSFDAWGSNRGLDVWQILKRYIEVLLGKRPEVFAEETAPSVSPNELLKILEMERAKLAANISDAWFFARLGLEAGIAIKWAVRALELLGSAEALAEFINMLKNIRGEPAGDASKLVPPLRGAIVAASTALALHIIGQTVEEIGPYHIDLNGARIHIVDKRTLEEWEISYSEAGVPIFRKAEGG from the coding sequence GTGATCGTCATACATGGCCACTTTTATCAGCCTCCCAGGGAGGATCCTTGGTTTGAGGATATATTACCTGAGCCCTCCGCGGCGCCCTTCAGACATTGGAACGAGAGGATAACACATGAGTGCTATGAGCCCAACGCGCTGTTGGGCAACTACACTTGGATCAGCTTCGATTTCGGCCCAACCCTACTCGACTGGCTTAGACGGAGGAGGCCCCACGTCTATAGCGCTATAATTGAGGCAGACGAGGTGGGGCGGGAGAGGTGGGGTCACGGCAACGCGGTGGCTCATCCCTACTACCACGTGATCCTCCCGTTGTTGGATCGCCGCAACAAAGAGGTCTTAGTGTGGTGGGGGATAAAACACTTCGAAAGACATTTCGGTAGATATCCGGAGGGGATGTGGCTGCCCGAGATGGCCGTCGACATAGAGACGCTGGAGGTGCTGGCCGAGTACGACATAAAATTCACTATATTAACTCAGAGACAGATCAAGGGCAGGAGAGCTGGAGGCCCCTATAGAGTGGTTCTACCCTCGGGCAGAGAGATAAAGGTATTCGTAAGAGATGAGGCGCTGTCGGACAGAGTGGCCTTTGGAGAGAAGGGGGAACTCCAGAGAGCCGTTGAGTCGGCGCCACAAGATTCGTTGACCTTAATAGCGTTAGACGGCGAGACTTTCGGCCACCACAAACGCGGCGAGGAGCGCGTCTTAGCCGAGGTTGTGGCTAAATATGGCTCTAAGTTTGTCAATCTGGGTTTAATGGCCGAAAAACCGCCTCTGGGAGATGTCGAGGTAATCCCTGGCACGTCTTGGAGCTGCCCCCACGGGTTGGGACGTTGGACAAGGGATTGTGGATGCGACGGCCCGGCGCCTTGGAGGGAGCCTCTGCGCAACGCCATAAGTTGGCTTAATGAGATAATCGATAGATCTTTCGATGCTTGGGGCTCGAATAGGGGTCTTGACGTGTGGCAGATATTGAAGAGGTACATTGAGGTTCTCCTCGGAAAGAGGCCTGAGGTGTTCGCAGAAGAGACGGCCCCAAGCGTTTCGCCCAACGAGCTACTGAAGATATTGGAGATGGAGAGGGCAAAGCTGGCGGCCAACATAAGCGATGCGTGGTTTTTCGCACGGCTCGGTCTTGAGGCGGGCATAGCGATTAAGTGGGCCGTGAGAGCGCTGGAGCTCCTCGGGTCGGCCGAGGCGTTAGCCGAATTTATAAATATGTTGAAGAACATAAGAGGCGAGCCCGCCGGCGATGCCTCCAAGTTGGTGCCGCCCCTTCGCGGCGCCATAGTAGCTGCGTCTACGGCACTGGCGCTACATATAATAGGTCAGACCGTCGAGGAGATTGGGCCGTACCATATAGACCTCAACGGAGCTCGAATCCACATAGTGGACAAAAGAACTCTGGAGGAGTGGGAGATAAGCTATTCAGAGGCCGGCGTACCGATATTTAGAAAGGCCGAGGGAGGCTAG
- a CDS encoding DEAD/DEAH box helicase, translating to MAFGLLHPKLREVLDELGYREPTAIQSAAIPAVLSGDHVLIVAPTGSGKTETAILPLFSRMLDERIKQCTQLLYITPLRALNRDLLRRISAIAERIGLSVGVRHSDTTEAARKQLYKSPPHVLITTPESLQILLLNRSLRSSLRCIRAVVVDEVHELVENKRGVQLALGLERLVELAGEFQRIGLSATVGNPELVASFLGGSNRRVRVINATSFKAYEIDVVAPSPSEDDYADADKYDVTPETLARIRYIADVIKRTKGSVLIFTNTRDGAEFLAAKLRALIGDTVEVHHSSLSRDHRLSVEERLKSGALRAVIATSSLELGIDIGHIDLVIQYNSPRQVIRIVQRVGRSGHKLGAVSRGLIVASDLEDLLESEVIAERATKGELERDLEYHRAALDVLLHQIVGMALEAKLDGRSLALEDVMRIIKRAHPYSDVTPEDLGLVLNFAARHKLLDGLRPRRGALKYYFDNVSTIPDEKSYKAVDQTTGKIVGELDREFVYTTEPGTKIILSGRAWIISKVEGGSVLLYPVSDSSGALPGWLGEEIPVPREVADEVCRRRAEALRAALRGEYSGEFVDTEGLSESNIPGPGTIRVHLFGRYAVVHACIGTKGNEALGMYLSRHLSAYLGPIGYRSDAYRVLLIHREPIQQKYIAEAFTKDQAYIYKTLINAVKASRMFRYRFLQVSQRVGLLSRDAEEVPSKLVDVYSEDLPGVEALNEIFTEKLDVKSLLELIEGIRSGKYRLEMERLPGPTSLDKPLLEEALRVDFTYKGLSQEAVKDIVRRRILSRETTLLCLNCGWIFRGRASLLPERPTCAKCGMPTLAVIKGNLERALEVWKKFKARRRLSKDEAKLMDELRQSASIVIEHGRLGILVQLAHGVGPKTAIRVLNKVLAGDDIWGAIIEAERQYAATRAFWD from the coding sequence GTGGCCTTCGGCTTGTTACACCCCAAGCTTAGGGAAGTTTTGGACGAGTTGGGCTACAGAGAGCCCACCGCGATCCAGAGCGCCGCCATACCCGCCGTGCTGTCTGGCGATCACGTCTTAATCGTCGCGCCGACAGGCTCCGGCAAGACTGAGACAGCGATACTGCCCCTCTTCTCTAGAATGTTAGACGAGAGGATAAAGCAGTGTACACAGCTTCTATATATCACTCCGTTGAGGGCCCTCAATAGAGATCTTCTCAGGAGGATCTCGGCAATAGCTGAGAGGATTGGGCTTTCTGTTGGAGTCAGACACAGCGACACTACCGAGGCCGCTAGAAAGCAGTTGTACAAGTCGCCTCCCCACGTATTGATAACTACGCCCGAATCGCTCCAGATTCTATTGCTCAACAGATCTTTGAGGAGCTCTCTGAGGTGTATCCGCGCCGTCGTTGTGGACGAGGTTCACGAGCTTGTTGAGAACAAAAGAGGCGTTCAACTGGCCTTGGGCCTAGAGAGGTTAGTCGAACTAGCGGGCGAGTTCCAACGGATCGGGCTCTCGGCCACCGTGGGAAACCCAGAGCTAGTGGCAAGCTTTCTCGGCGGATCTAACAGGCGCGTGCGCGTGATCAATGCGACGTCTTTCAAGGCATACGAAATCGATGTAGTAGCGCCCTCGCCCTCAGAGGACGACTACGCTGACGCAGATAAGTACGACGTAACTCCCGAGACTCTAGCGCGTATTAGATATATCGCCGATGTAATCAAGAGAACAAAGGGCAGCGTCCTCATTTTTACAAACACTAGGGATGGGGCTGAGTTCTTGGCGGCGAAGCTCAGAGCCTTGATAGGAGATACAGTGGAGGTTCACCACTCGTCTCTTTCAAGAGACCACAGGCTCTCAGTTGAGGAGAGACTAAAGTCGGGCGCTCTGAGGGCCGTAATAGCTACGTCGAGCTTAGAGCTCGGCATAGATATTGGCCACATAGATCTAGTGATCCAGTATAATTCCCCTAGACAAGTAATCAGGATAGTCCAACGCGTCGGCCGAAGCGGGCACAAGCTCGGCGCCGTCTCGCGGGGGCTTATAGTAGCCTCAGATTTAGAGGACCTCTTAGAGTCGGAGGTGATAGCTGAGCGGGCGACCAAAGGCGAGCTCGAGAGAGATCTCGAGTATCACAGAGCCGCCTTAGACGTGCTCTTGCACCAGATAGTGGGAATGGCTCTGGAGGCCAAGCTCGACGGCAGATCCTTGGCGCTCGAGGACGTGATGCGCATCATCAAAAGGGCTCATCCATACTCCGATGTAACGCCCGAGGACCTAGGGCTCGTGTTAAACTTCGCGGCTCGGCACAAGCTCTTGGATGGGCTGAGACCCAGAAGGGGGGCTCTCAAGTATTACTTCGACAATGTGTCGACCATACCTGACGAGAAAAGCTACAAAGCCGTAGATCAGACCACTGGAAAGATAGTGGGAGAGCTTGACAGAGAGTTCGTCTATACAACTGAGCCGGGCACCAAGATTATCTTGTCGGGGAGAGCTTGGATAATATCCAAGGTGGAGGGCGGCTCAGTCCTTCTTTATCCGGTCTCAGACTCATCTGGCGCGTTGCCAGGCTGGCTCGGCGAAGAGATACCAGTCCCCAGGGAGGTGGCCGATGAAGTATGCAGAAGGAGGGCGGAGGCCTTGAGGGCAGCGCTAAGGGGGGAATATTCTGGGGAGTTCGTGGACACGGAGGGTCTGTCTGAATCAAATATACCTGGCCCAGGGACTATCAGAGTCCACCTCTTTGGCCGCTACGCAGTGGTGCATGCGTGTATTGGAACTAAGGGCAACGAGGCGCTCGGCATGTATCTGTCCCGCCATCTGTCCGCCTATTTGGGGCCCATCGGCTATAGGTCTGACGCCTACCGAGTGCTGTTGATACACAGAGAACCGATCCAACAGAAGTACATAGCAGAGGCATTCACAAAGGATCAAGCCTATATATACAAGACATTGATAAACGCCGTCAAGGCCTCTCGTATGTTCAGATATAGGTTCCTGCAAGTCTCACAGAGGGTCGGCCTACTGTCCAGAGATGCCGAGGAGGTGCCCTCAAAGTTAGTCGATGTATACTCCGAGGACCTCCCCGGCGTTGAGGCATTGAACGAAATATTCACTGAGAAGCTTGACGTCAAATCGTTGTTGGAGCTAATAGAGGGCATTAGATCGGGCAAATATAGGCTTGAAATGGAGCGGCTGCCGGGGCCCACTTCATTGGACAAGCCGTTGCTTGAGGAGGCGCTACGGGTAGACTTCACTTACAAGGGGCTCTCCCAAGAGGCCGTGAAAGACATAGTCCGCCGACGCATATTGAGCAGAGAAACTACCCTCCTTTGCCTCAACTGTGGCTGGATCTTCAGAGGGCGCGCCTCGCTTCTGCCCGAGAGACCTACGTGTGCCAAGTGCGGAATGCCCACGTTGGCCGTAATTAAGGGCAATTTGGAGCGCGCACTGGAGGTATGGAAGAAGTTTAAAGCCAGGCGCAGATTGAGCAAAGACGAGGCGAAGCTTATGGACGAGCTGAGGCAGAGCGCTTCTATAGTCATAGAGCATGGAAGACTTGGTATATTGGTGCAACTGGCCCATGGAGTTGGGCCGAAGACTGCTATAAGAGTCTTGAACAAAGTCTTGGCAGGCGACGATATCTGGGGCGCAATAATTGAGGCAGAGAGACAATATGCGGCCACTAGGGCCTTTTGGGATTAA